From Camelina sativa cultivar DH55 chromosome 7, Cs, whole genome shotgun sequence, one genomic window encodes:
- the LOC104703878 gene encoding pentatricopeptide repeat-containing protein At1g62680, mitochondrial-like yields MQRSIAMTATRLLHRNLLSEGKPRTAPSSPPSLSHCSSCCCWVRRASSSSVNGIIDLRERLSKTRLRDIKLNDAIDLFSDMVKSRPFPKIVDFNRLLCAIVKMKKYDVVISLGKKMEVLGIRNDRYTFNIVINCFCCCFQVSLALSVLGKMLKLGYKPDKVTFGSLVNGLCRGDRVSDAVSLVDKMVEIGYKPDIVAYNSIIDSLCKARRADDALDLFNRIERKERIGIRANVVTFTAVVKGLCDSGRWSDAARLLSDMIKRRIAPNVITYTALLDAFVKNGKVLEAKEIFEEMVRMSIDPDIVTYSSLINGLCMHDRIDEANEMFDLMVSKGVLPDVMSYNTLINGFCKAKRVEDGMKIFSEMSQRGLVSNTVTYNTLIQGFFQEGDVDKAQEFFSQMDSFGVSPDIWTYNILLSGLCDNGELEKALVIFEDMQKIEMDLDIVTYTTIIRGMCKTGKVEDAWGLFCSLSLKGLKPDVVTYTTMMSGLCTKGLQREIDALYTKMKQEGLMKNDSTLCLRDGDTTVSAELIKEMLSCGYAPSLLGNRKSACRNKVVSPL; encoded by the coding sequence ATGCAGAGATCGATTGCGATGACGGCGACGAGGCTTCTTCATCGCAATCTTCTCTCTGAAGGTAAACCTAGAACCGCTCCGTCTTCTCCTCCTTCGTTAAGCCATTGCAGTTCCTGTTGTTGCTGGGTACgacgagcttcttcttctagcGTCAATGGTATTATTGATTTGCGAGAGAGATTAAGCAAAACTCGGCTTCGCGATATAAAGCTAAACGACGCGATTGATCTCTTCAGCGACATGGTCAAATCTCGTCCTTTCCCTAAAATTGTAGATTTCAATAGATTGTTATGCGCCAttgtgaagatgaagaagtatgATGTTGTAATCTCTCTAGGGAAGAAGATGGAAGTTTTAGGGATTCGTAATGATCGTTATACGTTTAACATTGTGATTAATTGTTTCTGTTGCTGTTTTCAAGTCTCTCTTGCTTTATCTGTTCTTGGCAAGATGTTGAAACTTGGTTATAAGCCTGATAAAGTCACGTTTGGGTCTCTTGTTAATGGGTTATGTCGTGGGGATAGAGTCTCTGATGCTGTTTCTTTGGTTGATAAAATGGTGGAGATTGGATATAAACCTGATATTGTGGCTTACAACTCGATCATTGATAGTCTTTGCAAAGCCAGACGTGCTGATGATGCTCTGGACCTGTTCAATAGAATTGAAAGGAAAGAAAGGATAGGGATTAGAGCTAATGTTGTTACATTCACTGCGGTTGTTAAGGGTCTTTGTGATTCAGGTAGATGGAGTGATGCTGCTCGGTTGTTGAGTGATATGATCAAGAGGAGAATCGCACCTAATGTGATTACTTACACTGCGTTGCTTGATGCGTTTGTGAAAAACGGAAAGGTTTTGGAAGCTAAAGAGATTTTTGAGGAGATGGTACGAATGTCTATTGATCCTGATATTGTTACTTACAGTTCGTTGATCAATGGACTTTGTATGCATGATCGCATAGATGAGGCCAACGAAATGTTTGATTTGATGGTTAGCAAGGGTGTTTTACCGGATGTGATGAGTTACAACACTCTTATAAATGGGTTTTGTAAGGCGAAGAGAGTAGAGGATGGGATGAAAATTTTCAGTGAGATGTCTCAGAGAGGATTAGTTAGCAATACAGTCACTTACAACACTCTTATCCAAGGGTTTTTTCAAGAAGGTGATGTTGATAAAGCTCAAGAATTTTTTAGTCAGATGGATTCTTTTGGTGTCTCTCCCGATATTTGGACCTATAACATTTTGttaagtggtctttgtgacaacGGGGAGCTAGAGAAAGCATTGGTGATATTTGAAGATATGCAAAAGATCGAAATGGATCTTGATATTGTCACGTATACTACTATTATCCGAGGAATGTGCAAGACTGGTAAGGTTGAAGATGCTTGGGGTTTATTTTGTAGCCTCAGCCTCAAAGGATTGAAGCCTGATGTTGTAACATACACGACAATGATGTCAGGGTTGTGTACGAAAGGTCTACAACGTGAAATTGATGCTCTgtatacaaaaatgaaacaagagGGGCTTATGAAAAATGACTCCACGCTATGCCTTAGAGATGGTGACACAACCGTATCAGCCGAACTTATCAAAGAAATGTTGAGCTGTGGCTACGCACCATCCTTGCTTGGAAACAGAAAGTCTGCCTGTCGCAACAAAGTTGTGTCTCCCTTGTAA
- the LOC104705188 gene encoding pentatricopeptide repeat-containing protein At1g62670, mitochondrial-like produces the protein MRFAIESMIAKRFLRRSHYEKDACCWIRAFSGKSYNFREKLSSRSDLKLDDVVDLFSVMVKSRPLPSIFDFSKLLSAIAKLTKYDVVISMGEQMQKLGISHSLYTYSILINCFCRSSQLSLALAILGKMMKLGYEPSIVTLSSLLNGYCHGKRISDAVALVDQMVAMGYQPNTITFNTLIHCLFLHNKASEAVALVDRMAEKGCQPDLATYGVAVNGLCKRGDIDLALNLLKKMDEGKIKPGVVIYSTVIDSLCRYSHVNDALNLFNEMEKKGIRADVVTYNSLISCLCNYGRWNEASQLLRDMIDRKISPSVVTFSALIHAFAKEGKLLEAEKLYEEMIKRSIDPTIYTFTRIASQT, from the exons ATGAGGTTTGCGATTGAATCAATGATAGCAAAGAGATTTCTTCGTCGGAGTCATTACGAGAAAGATGCGTGTTGCTGGATACGAGCTTTCTCTGGTAAGAGTTATAATTTCAGAGAGAAATTGAGTAGTAGAAGTGATTTAAAGCTAGACGATGTTGTTGATCTGTTCAGTGTTATGGTCAAGTCTCGTCCTTTGCCTTCAATTTTTGATTTCAGTAAATTGTTGAGTGCCATTGCCAAACTGACGAAGTATGATGTTGTCATCTCTATGGGGGAGCAGATGCAAAAGCTGGGGATTTCACACAGTCTTTATACATACAGTATCCTCATAAACTGTTTCTGTCgctcttctcaactctctcttGCTTTGGCAATACttgggaagatgatgaaacttGGTTATGAGCCCAGCATTGTTACGCTTTCTTCGCTTCTCAACGGGTACTGTCACGGCAAGAGGATTTCTGATGCCGTAGCTTTGGTTGACCAAATGGTGGCAATGGGATATCAACCTAATACTATTACATTTAACACTCTTATCCATTGCCTTTTTCTTCACAACAAAGCTTCAGAAGCAGTGGCTTTAGTTGACCGGATGGCTGAGAAAGGCTGTCAACCAGATCTGGCTACATACGGTGTGGCAGTCAATGGACTATGTAAGAGAGGTGACATTGATTTGGCTTTAAATCTGCTCAAGAAGATGGATGAAGGGAAAATAAAGCCTGGTGTTGTAATCTACAGCACAGTCATTGATAGTCTTTGCAGATATAGTCACGTGAATGATGCTCTAAACCTGTTCAAcgaaatggagaagaaaggaaTTAGAGCGGATGTTGTGACCTACAACTCCCTCATAAGTTGCCTTTGTAATTACGGAAGATGGAATGAAGCCTCTCAACTACTTAGAGATATGATTGACAGGAAAATCAGTCCTAGTGTAGTCACTTTCAGCGCATTAATCCATGCGTTTGCGAAAGAAgggaagcttctagaagctgAGAAATTGTACGAAGAGATGATCAAAAGGTCTATAGATCCTACTATTTACACGTTCA CAAGGATTGCCTCCCAAACGTAG